Part of the Rhipicephalus sanguineus isolate Rsan-2018 chromosome 5, BIME_Rsan_1.4, whole genome shotgun sequence genome is shown below.
AGTCAGCAAGATCAAATAAGTTTGAACAGTGATTTCGCCTTGTTAGCACAATGGTGCGAGAGTTGGCAAATGGTCATCAACTTCGATAAAACAGTTGCAATGAcagtaacaaaaaagaaatccAAACTTACTTTTCTGTATGGCTATGACAGCATCATCCTTAAAACAGTCACTCAGTACAAGTACTTGGGCGTCGTCATATCGTCAGATCTCGGATGGTCGGCGCATGTAGATCACGTGACTGGCAAAGCGATGCGGAAACTAATGTTCTTAAAGCGGGCCTTGCGATACTCGACAAGAGAAGCCAAGCTCTTGGCTTATGCGTCGATTATACGCCCTATCTTAGAATATGCGAGTGTGGCATGGTTCCCGTCTACCCAAAATCACATAGCCACTATTGAGGCAAAGCCGCGCGTTTTATCTGTAACAGATATAGGCGCACCGACTCGCCTACGCAAATGCTGACAGAGATTGGCCTTCACACGCTAGCCAGTCGTGCGATGCTATCCCGACTCAAATTTATGTACCTAATTCTACACAACAAACTTAAAGTAGATCCGAACACCTACAATTCACTCAACACTTCCAGAGAAACCCATCACAAGCATCACCTTACACTCCAAGAATACTTATGCGCCAACAATGCTTTTAGTTTTTCGTTTTTCCCGCGGGCAGTGCGAGAGTGGAATGCTTTACCCGAGACGGTGGTTGCACAGCCCACTGTCAACAAATTTCTTGAACTTGCTGGCCAATCCGTTTGTCAGCTACATGACAGCGACGCTACCAGGATTGCACTGATCACTGTCCTTTCCAGTGTATTTCAAATTTGTGATCAAAAAAGGTGGAAGTCGGTACCAACTTTGTATGTTGCGTGcttacctttttctttcttttccgtgttATCTTTTTTTTCAGTGTGTCCACATGGGACTGAGGCATGTGCACTCGTTATTAATGTAGGTCCATTATCGTTATTTTgtaccatgatttttttttttgtaatcctaCCTATGCAATTGTATAAATATGTGAATATATAATGTTTGTAGACACTTTTaaacccactcctgtaaaaatcgTTACATTCTGCCCCACTCTGCTCTCCTCTTGTCCCTTAAAGTTACatttatcatttttctttccatggctcacTGCATCAtgctcaatttaagttgaaccctttttgcaagcctccaggtttctgccccatAGGTAAGTAATGGacaagatgcagctgttacatacctttctcttgagagGCACtcgtaaactaccattcatgatctgCGAATGCCTCCCGAAAGCACTGCACCCCATTCTTGTTCTTCTAGTTACATTAGTCTCACGGTTCAGATCTGCGGTCACTACTTGCCTCAAGTAGATGTATTCCTTTACCACTACCAGTGCCTGGATACCTATCGCAAagtgttctcttccgagactgctgAACATTGCTTTagctttctgcatattaattttcagacctacagTTCTGGTTTCCTTGTCCTATTTGGTGATCACGTTTTGCAATTTGTCCCCGAGTTACAcagcaaggcaatgtcatcaGTAAATCACAGGTTACTAAGGAACTCTCCATTAGTTCTTATCCCTAACTGTTCCCAATCCAGGGCTCTGAAAACCTCATGTAAGCATGTGGTGAATAGCATTGCAGAGATCATGCCTCCCTGCCTCATACCCTTCTTTATCGGAATTTTATCGCATTCTTTATGCAGCATTATGGTGGCTGTGCAGCATCTGTAggtttcttccagtatttttatatatggcTTGTCTACACCTCAATTCCGTAGTGCCTGCATGACTTCTCAGGTTTTGACTGAATCAACTGCTTTCTTGTAATCTATGAAAGCTACGTAtagggttggttatattccgagcatttctctatcacctgactgATTGTGTGAATATGATCTATTGTCAAGTAGCCTATACAAAAttctgcttggtcctttggttgactgaattctaagaTGGCCCTGATTCTATTAGCTGTTACCTTTGTAAATACCATGTAGGCAACGTACAGTAAGCTGATTTGACTGtattttttcaagtccttgacgtcccctttcttatggattaaggtGATGTTAGCATTCTTCTAAGAGACTGGTACGCTCACAGCCGAGAGACACTTATACAGGGTGACCAGTTCTTCTAGCACAATCTATCCactgtctttcaacagatctgctGTCACCTGattctcaccagctgctttgccccTTTGCAttcatctaaggctttctttacCTGCCCTGTTGTTTCTGGTGAGATGTCTGACCCCTCTAGACTACCACAACTTCTACATTATCATCCTGGTTGTCATAACTACTGTACGCATCTCGGTAGAACTCCTCAGCTACTTTAACTATCTTATCCATATTGGCAGTGACGTTGCCTTCCTTGTCttttagtgcatacatctggtttttccccgtgcccagttttctcttcactaATTTAAGGTTTGtctgttctttagagcatgtttaATTCTCTTCATATaccttcttatgtcggctaccttACGCCTATTGATAAAATTCGAAAGCTCTGCCAGTTTTATTTTGTCTCTGGGTTCAGAGGCTCTCATGCTTTGATGTTTTTTAATGAGATTATTCGTCTCCAGGGAGAGCTTGCCAGTGTCTCGTCTAGCGACCGTTCCTCCTACTTCTATTGCACACTCCATAATGGTACTTGTCAGATTAGTGTTCATTGCATCAACGCTAAGGCTGTCTTCCTCATTTAGAGTCAAATATCTGTTCTGGATTGCATGGCAATTAAAAAGTTTTTAGTACGAGCAGATAAAAATTATGGCCTATGGCAATGTGTGAAATTGTGCATCCTCATCAATAGGCAATACAAGCAGTACTTGCATTCTAAGTTGTAAGATCAACAAAGTTTGGTTATATAAATTAATTTAGGCTGCTTGTTGAACGTGCAGGAACAAAGCTGGATAGTAATCAGGTAATCTGGTTAGTGGAGACTGAGGCTACACTGGTTCATAAGCTGCATGAAATGCCATAGGTGCTTGGAAAACATTTTTCTGCGGCTGTATTCACATTATAATGTAAGTGAGTGCACATATTGCTAGCAGTCATGTTAACTTGTCCATTATTTAGGATCATGGTCCTAAATAATGGACAGGAGGTCACTTTCAATAATGGACAGGCTTTTTCATTGATTACTGCAGCAATgaagtaaaaataaagaaaagagaaaggtATGGCCCGTAATTTGAAAAGAGAAAGCTATATGACAGTAATACTAGGTTACTGAATGTATAGCTTTCaaaagctttctctttttttgctatCTACAGGCACGTTAGAAGGGCATGtgtctgagcttgttggtaaggcttcatgggttcgGAACAGCGTGAAAACTgtgaggacacagaaagaaacagagaggacCAACACCTACAGGCACGTGCTAGTACGCATTGAAGAGTGGACTGGCTAATAAGCTGCACCTATTTCGATGTATATCATGTGTAATTTAGCAAATCCTGACATGATGCTTAGAAGACATTGGACAAAGTTCGTGTGAGGCAAATTTTATGTAGAAAATTAAGAAATTACGACAGTTTTTAAGCAGGGTGCAGAGCTCATGGCTTTTCAATTCAAAGATGGACGCCTCAGCATGTCTACACCTCTTGGGAAAAACACACAGAGCATGCGATGACAAAGCTTTTTGCACAACTTCCACAGCACTGCAAGCTATGCATGAAAGTGAGTGTAGTGCCTGAGACATTCCCTCAAAACGATTGATGAAGTACACTGGCCTATTCCTCCCAATTTTATCCTACAGTCTGCAGAAGAGAGCATTTTTGTTCGGATACAGTGCAACTCGGAATGATAAGTGGAACTCGTGCGGTATCTGTCTGGCTGATGCCAGTATGAACCAAATGAAGATTGATGCATGCTAGCAATTCTGTCTGATAACTGCATTCAGCTGCATGAAGTCACTGCAGTGTTCCCGTCACTGCTACTTAATACACTAAGCAGTAATGAACTAATACGttatgagaaagagagacaacagATGGTCAGTCAGAGAATGGATACCACGACATGGGAAACGCGAACAGGGGTCAGCCAATGGTTAACGGAGTTGAGAAATTCagaggcataaaatggaatggCACACGCAGGGTTGGAGATCGTTGGGAGAAGCCTGCAGTGGACGTAAGCCAGGCTGACAGCAGGATCGGCAGTTTATGTAAGATGTATCACTACACATGGCATTTATAGTGTTATGAGCAGACAGCACCATAATACAATCTTGTTCCTTCCAGCACATAGATTATGTTATACATACCACATGCGCTAACATATGGTGCAGGTGTCATGCTTCATACAGTTCACAGAAGCACTGCGAAAAGGGAACGGCGCCTTTCAGAGGTGCTGAGCCAGTACTTTGCTCCCACCAACTAAGCCGCACTGACAGCCGAGTTGCAGCATAAAGTTTAACGTTCACACTAAGCCTCGCACATTCGCAGCCCTAGCCTTCTTCGTCGTCGCTTGCTTCAGCAAAAACCTGCTCGTCGCGCGGCAACTGCGACGTGAACTCGTCCAGTGGCGGCCGCGTCAGCCCCAGCAGGAACGCCCGGTGACGCTTGCTGGTAGTGTCCGCACATTGCCGCGCCGGCCTCCGCTCGTGCGGTGCCACGCTGCTTGCCAAAGGCCGGCCGCCGGCTGCCAGGGTGGCAGCGACGTACGTCGCCTCCAAACCGGGCACGCCGTCCAGGCGTCCCACCAAAGGCATGCCCGGTTCATCGAGTTGCAGCCGCACTGTTAAGCCCTCGTGGAATCCTAGCGCCGCCCGCAAACCGCGCAGACAGACCGTCAGTTCGGCAGCGTCACCCCTACACTGCAAGTCGTCCAATTCGGCGGCTTGGACGCTCACGCTGGTGCGAACAGAACGCTGCGTGTCGGCGCCTTCCAAGTGCGTGAAGACGTCCAGCCGATCGGGCGACAGCCTCAGCGTCACCTCGGGCACGTTAACGGCAAAGTTGGCCAACACGTCGGACAACAGCTTGGCTTGGCCGCACACGCTTCTCACGTACGAGTCGGCGCGAAAAGAGAATTGCAGTTCCTCGTACTCGATCAGCGGCAGCCAGAAGCGCTTGGTCAAACCGCGCCGAAAGCGCAGCGACACCAATGCCTGATCGCCCGTCAATTCGACGACGCATTCCTCGACTGTCCGGTCAAGCGTCTGCACGGACCGGAAGGCCAATAGGCTTGATCGCGCACTCAGTTTACCTCGGTAACCTTCGCTCTCAAGCTCACTGGTGCTGAAAAAACTACGTTCGAAACTGAAGCACATATACGAGCTCCGAGAGGCACTGAACGCTTTCAAAGACAGCGTCCGGTCGTCGGCGATCACATACACTTCGTCGCCTATTTTCGTCAACGTCTGCACGGCGCGGCCGAATAACTTGACGTTTGGACCCGGAATGGTGTACTTCATGGCGTAAAACCTTCACGGTGGTGCTGTACTGTTTCGTAGCTACTTGACTCGATCGCCGTACTTTTATCCTGTGTCATCACCGTACTTTGCAAAAAGCCGTCCTAAGCACGGCGCATGCGGTTTCGAGTTCCCGCCCGCGCCATGATTGACTTGAATTGGATTCCTCTGGATGGTAAAGCGTCTCAACGACAACATTTTGCAGAAATGGTACGCTGTGCTTTTTTTATACACGCCATAAAAAACATTAAAAAAGCAATAAGACTTATAGAAATACTCACTGAGCGTGTTCTAAATAATAAATTTATATGCTTCCAATCAATTTCATCTAATCCTTTTATGCGGACAAATGTGGTTCCTCACTCATTTTTTGGGAAGACAATGCCATAACGTTAAAATTTCCGTCCAATGATCAAAAAACAAAAGCAACGAGAGCGCAAAACTTTCATGCATGTCTCTGAGGTCAACCAACAACAGGTTCCAGATGCAGAATGCAGGCAATGCAGGCACGGCCGTGTTGGCTTTAAACGAAAGCGCTACTTCAATTGAAATTGGATGAGCAGAGATTTATGGCGGGGCTGCCAACCTTGCATTAAAGCAAGCTCCGTAAATATGTCGGTGTGAAGGCGCAGCTAAGCGGCCGACAGGCGCCAGCTGCGAGTAGCCGATGTTCGAAGACTTCTTCGTGCCTACTGCCTACTGGTTGTACTAGCACAGAACACCTGCGAGCCCACTTCAGCGAGGATATGGTTGAACCATGATTATCGGCAATAACAGAATGCTGTGCGTCGTTTGAAATTGGGCGTCACCGTCAAAATGTTTACGCGCGCAGCGAAGGAACTTCTGCGCAATACCATCAGTAGTGTCGACCACCACAACAGGGTAAGCGGGTAGCAGCTACATTACGCTAGACAACGGTGTCTCGTGACGGCGCTTGTCTGTGAAAGCTAGGCTGCTCGACAGATCTCACACTTGTCAGTCATTTCCGTCAAACGCAAGTGTAACCTAAATTCACTTCAGCTTGACGGTCGCGGGTTTACCAGTAAGTGTCAGACGTAGTTTGACGAAATATCTCGTGGATCATGACAGCAACTTGCAGTCACACACCCTTGAAACAGTTGTGCGTATTTGCAACATGTAGTGCGAGTTTTTTAAAGAGGTGATATTGTAAAGAGATGCTTTACTGATTACTAGCATGAAACATTTGACTGAAATGTACTTTACAGATGCATTTGTACGGCGCATTTTTATAAAGAAACGAAACATGCGGAAGCACGTTAAAATGAAATCTAAAGCCCTTAGTGACTACTATCCCAGTACTCTTTCAAATAGCTTCAGGCATGCTCGATTGACCTACATAAAGGTGTGATCTCCTAGTTTACTCATGCCTTCAGCAACACAGTGTTTACAGATTGTATATGCTTCTAGGTTAAGAAACATTTTTACTTAGTTTGTCCTTTTCAATGCATGAAAATCACTAGAGTCAACGCTTCGACGACAACTTGTCTACGTTGGGTTaacagggaatgtcactggagccaatgttCGGACAAGACGACTTTTCTAATTgttcatcacttcaagccttGACATCTTGTCTGGCCTTCTCAATGCTGAAATTTGCTCATGTGTCATAAGAAGACTGAGAACCTAAAGCCCCCCGAATTCATTCAGGAGCAGCTCTTTGCAAGAGTGCTGTGGCGCACCCATATAGGTTTTAGATGGCTTCAATAAACTGGAATGTTTTGTCCAAGCAAAGCTCGAGCGGCCACAAATTCTgtggcagcagaaaaaaaatgtagcgTAAGAGTCACGACTGCTTGTTGCACTACATGGGCATTCCTTTGTGGTGCGCAGGTTCTAGAGGAACAGGAGATGTGGCGTCAGTGGGAGCTAGAGAAAGGTCTCACCATGATGGTGTCAGATGAGGCTCTTCGTGCGCGCCAGCATTCCCAGCGGTCCCTCAAGCAAGGCTCGAAGCGTCGACACTCCCCCGAGTCATCACTGCCAGCAGCTGGTAGCAGTAGCTCTCAAGAAAGGTCAGGTCCACTTTGGAAATGTGCACCTACCGGCATTGTTTTACAAGTGTGTTGTGTAGTGTTTTTTACCAGTGGTGGTAAAGCTTTCATTAGagtcttgaattgggctggttggtacatactgattTTGAAGGAAGAAACAGCGCGGGAACAGGATGAAGACGAGACCGCAGTGTCCTCTCATCTTCATCCTGTtcccgcgctgtttcatcgttcAAAATCAGTAAAGCTTTCACACTGCAAGTGGCCACCTCTATTGCTTTTGAACACAGTTTGCACTAGTGATGTTGAGTGCATGCACTTGTGTGGACTGTTGGAAAGCCAGCTCAACTGGTATAATGCAAGTGTTATGGCAAGAGAGATGTTTCTGCTTCAAATAAACTGGAAGCCAGCATTGTTGTGTGCATTGCAGGGGCAGGCAACCTTCTGTAATGCACTTCGAGCAGTTCAGTGGGCTTGATTTGCATAGCCATACTTATATGTGTAAGTGTGGCTATGTTTAGCTTGTCCATTAATATGTTACCCATTAGAGAATACTGGGAACTGTGGACAGCAGTAGCAATGCTTGTTGCGACAACTTGTGAAACTTCATCTATGTACAATGTGTTCGAAATGTTTTTGTGTTCGGAGAGTCAAAGGGAAATTACAATGTAAGTGCACATTGTGAGTACCCTCATTGGCAGTTAAGTAAAATGTGGCATTTGCACAAGGTGGCTTTACCAGCATTGTTGCTGCTGTTCTTGCCCTCCACTAATGTGGTGGCTTCAGGAAGGGCACCACATCTGCTGACAATCTACAACTCTCTATTGATGCAGATGCTCCAAGAAGCTCTGTTATAAGGT
Proteins encoded:
- the LOC119393173 gene encoding cell cycle checkpoint control protein RAD9A, translating into MKYTIPGPNVKLFGRAVQTLTKIGDEVYVIADDRTLSLKAFSASRSSYMCFSFERSFFSTSELESEGYRGKLSARSSLLAFRSVQTLDRTVEECVVELTGDQALVSLRFRRGLTKRFWLPLIEYEELQFSFRADSYVRSVCGQAKLLSDVLANFAVNVPEVTLRLSPDRLDVFTHLEGADTQRSVRTSVSVQAAELDDLQCRGDAAELTVCLRGLRAALGFHEGLTVRLQLDEPGMPLVGRLDGVPGLEATYVAATLAAGGRPLASSVAPHERRPARQCADTTSKRHRAFLLGLTRPPLDEFTSQLPRDEQVFAEASDDEEG